The Methylocaldum marinum genome includes the window CGTAGCCGATAAACCTAAATCCAGCTGTTGGATGCAACCTGAAAAGCGCTAGGCCCTCATCCCCAGCCCCTCTCCCAGAGGGAGAAGGGCGTTGAGCCCCTCGCCCTCTGGGAGAGGGGTTGGGGTGAGGGAATATGACGGCTGATGGGCCAGTGCGGTTATTTCCGAAATTCAACTGCGGTTTTTAGGATAAAGATTCTCCTCATTGATAGCGCAGGGCTTCGATCGGTCTGAGTTCGGCCGCCTTGCGCGCCGGGTAGAAGCCGAAGAAGATGCCCACCGCGGCGGCGACGGTGAAGGCGAGAAGGATGGACGATAGGGTGACGACCACGGTCATGCCGCCCAAGACGGCGGCCAGCCAGGCGCCGACGAAGCCGATGGCGGCGCCGATCAGGCTGCCGGCAAGGGAGATGATCAGGGCTTCCAGGAGGAATTGCAGCAGAACGTCGCGGCGCCGGGCGCCGATGGCAAGGCGGATACCGATCTCGCGGGTTCGTTCGGTGACCGAGACCAGCATGATGTTCATGATGCCGATGCCGCCCACCAGCAGCGAGATCGAGGCGATGGCGCCCAGCATGACCGACATGGTCCGCGTGGTTCCCGCGGCGGTCTGGGCGAGGGCGGTCAGGTTGCGGACGGTGAAATCGTCTTCCTGTCCCGGCCGGATGCGGTGCCGGGCGCGCAGCAGTTCTTTCAGGCTTTGCTCCGCGCGGGGCATGATCTCCCGGGCGCGTGCTTTGACCATGATGAAGCGGATCATGCCCGGAAACGGGTTGCCGAACAGTTGGCGCTGGGCGGTCGTCAAAGGCACCATCGCGGTGTCGTCCTGATCGCGCCCGTCTAGGCTTTGTCCTTTGGGTTCCAGGACGCCGACGACGACGAATGGGCTATTCTTGACGCGCACGGTCTTGCCGACCGGATCCTCGTTGCCGAACAGGTTTTGAACCACGGTCTGCCCGAGCACGATGACCCGCGTCGCCGAGCGCACGTCGCTGTCCGTGAACACGGCGCCGCTGACCGGATGCCAGTCGCGCACCTCGAAATATTGCGGCGTGGTGCCCATGATGGATGTCGCCCAGTTATTGGGGCCGTAGATCACTTGCGCGATGTTGGAAAACGACGGTGCGACCGCGGCGATCTCGGGCAGTTCGCCGATCGCGTTAGCGTCGGTCACGGTGAGGGTAGGTACGGTCCCGCTGCCCATGCGCACGCCGCCCGAGGTCGACGAACCGGTGAGTACGATGAAGAGATTGCTGCCCATGGAGGCGATCGCTTCGCTCACCATGGCCTGGGCGCCTTGCCCGATCGCCATCATCAGTACGACGGCGCCGACGCCGATGATCATGCCGAGCATGGTGAGCGCGCTCCGCAGCCGATTGGCGCCCATCGCCTGGAGAGCTTCCTCCAGAAGGCTGCCGAACATCATGCGTGTGCTCTCCTCAGAATCGTTTTCACCGGACCGTCTTCGGCGATGTGTCCGTCCACGACATGGATCAGGCGCTGGGCATGGCGCGCCACGTCCGGTTCGTGCGTCACCAGGACGATGGTCAGGCCCTCGTCCCGGTTGAGGCGTTCGAATAAAGCCATGATTTCCTCGCTGGTATGGGTGTCCAGGTTGCCGGTGGGCTCGTCCGCCAGAATCAGCGGCGGGGAATTGGCCAGGGCACGGGCGATGGCGACGCGCTGCTGCTGGCCGCCCGAGAGTTGCGGCGGCTTGTGGCCGACACGATGGCCGAGGCCGACCTGTCGGAGCAACTCCCGAGCGCGGGCCTGGCGCTCGTCGCGGCTCGCGCCGGCGTAGAGCAGCGGCAGCGCGACGTTGTCTTCGACGGTTTTCCGGGGCAGCAGATTGAAGCCCTGAAAGACGAAGCCTATGGTTCGATTGCGCAAGGCGGCCAGTTCGTCCGGGTCGAGCCGGGCGGTATCGGTGCCGTTCAGCACGTAACGGCCGTCGCTGGGGATATCGAGGCAGCCCAGGATGTTCATCAGAGTCGATTTGCCCGAGCCCGAAGGTCCCATGATGGCGACGAACTCACCGGCATCGATCGTGAAATTCAGACGATGCAGTATTTCCAGAGTTCCGGAATCGCCCACCGGGTAGCTCTTGACGAGATCGACGACCTCGATGAGAGGGGAGGGCATGCTCAGTGCACCCTGACCCTGAAGGAACCGCCGGGGCCACGGCCGCCGCGACCCAATGGGCTCGCTTGTTCTCGTTGGTCTTCGGTGATCAGCGGATCGCCTTCCTCGAGGTCGCCTTCGACCAGTTCCGCAAACTTGCCGTCGGCGATCCCGATGCGCACCGGCACCGCTGCCGGCGATCCGTCCTTCAGAAGGAAAACTCTTTTCTCTCCGGGATTGACGGGTTCCCCGCCTTCCGTCGGTTGAAAGCGCAAGGCCGGCAGCGGCAGCATCAATACGCCGTTGCGCTCGTCGACGACGATGTTGACGAAGGCCGTCATGCCGGGCATGAGGATTTCCTCGGGATTGTCGACATCGATCACCACGTTGTAGGTCACGACATTCTGGAGGATTTGCGAGTTCAGACGGATTTGGCGCACGTTACCCACGAATTCCCGCCCCGGGAACGCGTCCACCGCGAACTGTACGATCTGGCCGACTCTCACCTTACCTACGTCCGCTTCCGCGACGGTAGTGTCGATCTGCATTTTCTTCAGATCCTGGGCGATGGTGAACAGCGTCGGGGTCTGGAAACTGGCGGCTACGGTCTGGCCGATGTCCACGTCCCGCGATACCACGACGCCCGATACCGGCGAAACGATGACGCTGTAGCGCAAATTG containing:
- a CDS encoding ABC transporter permease gives rise to the protein MMFGSLLEEALQAMGANRLRSALTMLGMIIGVGAVVLMMAIGQGAQAMVSEAIASMGSNLFIVLTGSSTSGGVRMGSGTVPTLTVTDANAIGELPEIAAVAPSFSNIAQVIYGPNNWATSIMGTTPQYFEVRDWHPVSGAVFTDSDVRSATRVIVLGQTVVQNLFGNEDPVGKTVRVKNSPFVVVGVLEPKGQSLDGRDQDDTAMVPLTTAQRQLFGNPFPGMIRFIMVKARAREIMPRAEQSLKELLRARHRIRPGQEDDFTVRNLTALAQTAAGTTRTMSVMLGAIASISLLVGGIGIMNIMLVSVTERTREIGIRLAIGARRRDVLLQFLLEALIISLAGSLIGAAIGFVGAWLAAVLGGMTVVVTLSSILLAFTVAAAVGIFFGFYPARKAAELRPIEALRYQ
- a CDS encoding ABC transporter ATP-binding protein: MPSPLIEVVDLVKSYPVGDSGTLEILHRLNFTIDAGEFVAIMGPSGSGKSTLMNILGCLDIPSDGRYVLNGTDTARLDPDELAALRNRTIGFVFQGFNLLPRKTVEDNVALPLLYAGASRDERQARARELLRQVGLGHRVGHKPPQLSGGQQQRVAIARALANSPPLILADEPTGNLDTHTSEEIMALFERLNRDEGLTIVLVTHEPDVARHAQRLIHVVDGHIAEDGPVKTILRRAHA
- a CDS encoding efflux RND transporter periplasmic adaptor subunit, whose product is MSRSKIVLLLIVLALTAGGFVLWYTSRQAADASAYRTVPVARGDIRQTVSANGTLNPVVLVNVGTQVSGTVQTLHADFNDPVREGQVLAELDPALFRAQLDQSRANVANARASLELAEANERRARALFGQDYISRAELDQAIQALGAAKAQLAAATAQVHRDETNLRYSVIVSPVSGVVVSRDVDIGQTVAASFQTPTLFTIAQDLKKMQIDTTVAEADVGKVRVGQIVQFAVDAFPGREFVGNVRQIRLNSQILQNVVTYNVVIDVDNPEEILMPGMTAFVNIVVDERNGVLMLPLPALRFQPTEGGEPVNPGEKRVFLLKDGSPAAVPVRIGIADGKFAELVEGDLEEGDPLITEDQREQASPLGRGGRGPGGSFRVRVH